ACAATACTTTTTTCAGCTTACTTTTATTATTCCGCGTACCCTCTATAAGCGATCTCTCGCACCTCCTTATTGGGGCATCAACACACATCATTTGCACAATATCACTTTCTCTTGAATAACCTTATTCATAATCTTATTGCTTCTAATATATCCATGTATTCATCTCATCGTCCTTATTTCTGATACAAAAACtcaattattgtattttatgatCAAACTAAATCATGCTCAACTTTATCCTTTGCTAGCAATGAGAAAGTCCACTTTCGGTCCCTTTCCCTCTAATTTCAAACAAATCACAAAACCTTAAGGGGCCAATGTGTAACTTTATAAACCTCAGTACCCAATTAGTATTATTCTCTTATTTCCAAATAGCACCTTCGCTTTTCTCTCTCTATAACTCATCATCATCTCAATCGGATCTTCCTTAGCCCCGAATAATTTTCCGacaaaacctaaccctaacttTTCCAATGGCCAGCGATTCCAATGAACCTTCCCGTCGCAAACACCATCGATCTTCTCCTTCCGATGAGGATACCGGAGAACCATTGAAACGCCGTAAGCACCGCCACCATCATCGCCACCATCGCCACCATCGCCATCATAGCAAGAAGCATCTTGAGAAATCCGATTCGAAATCCGAGAAGGAAATGGTTAAATCAAAAAGTGAGATTGAGAATGGTGGTAAACCTGGAGAAGAGATGAAGATTGGTACTGTTGTTGGTGTTTCTACTTTAGGGATTGATTATGATATGGAGGAAGGAGAAATCATTGAGGATGATGTTGTGGATACTGCTGCTGTTGGTGATGCTGATGAGACTACCGTGACAGAAAAATTGGGGAATGAAGATGATTTGAACATGGTCTGTTCAGATTTCTTTCGATTTTAATTGCTGTATAAATATCgtgttatttacttatttattcttCCAGGGCCTGTTTGGTTGCGCTCATGGTTCTTTGAAgattaacaatacaatacaatttagtttagttttgaaaaaagaaaagtgatCTTTTTGGTAAGTAGGGAAAAACTTATGTTTTCAAATACAACATTTCAACTGTAAGCAACCAAAAAAGGGACCTTTGTTTagatttttactattttttgtgTCCAAGATATGTTAAATTGATGTTGTTTCAACTGTTTGATTAATAAGTATGTTGCATAAAACAGACATGAGAATTATGTATTCCATACAGAGCTTTGAAGTCCTGATGATTGAGGGCTTTCTTTTTATTAGTAAGAAACTTTCTCGTGGCTgttaaaatttgaatcttttcTGTCTGCTAAAATATTGGAAAATTGTACTTTATCATTTAATTCAGTTCATATTTCTTGTCTAGGAATTgcatgaagctcaagaacaaggGCCTGCAGACAATGTGGAAAAAGTTGACAGAGATTACACTGTTTCTGGACGGCATGATGAGCAAAGCAAAAGTAGAAAGGCTGATAGGTCTAGAGAAAGGAAGTCTAGTGACAAGCATTGTGCCAATGGTAGTTACATAGATAAGTTTCATAAATTGGACTCTGAACCACAGAAAGAAGATAGTATCACTGCTGAAGAAATTACAAAACAAAAGAGCTATGACGAGGATGAGAATGAGGTACAGGATCGAATAATAAGATCCTCGACTCCTGAAAATGTTGGAAAGAGGCATAGATCTGTTAGGGTATCATCTTCACATTATGAGCACCCTGAAGAGAGACATGTTACAAAGTCATCCAAGTCACCAGATCGCTCCAGAGGAAGATCACGATCAAAAAGTGTTCTGGAGGAGTCTTTCCTTGTACCTAAGTCTCGTGAGATAGATGACACATATGAAAAGGAAAGCAGATATAAAGGTaactttgatgatgaaaaaattgtatacaaCCGGGACTATCGACATGGAAGCCGAGATTCTTCAAGGGACAGGGAAAAGGAGCATAATTCTGGTAACAGCAGATCCTCTAGAGACAGGTATTATAACAGGGAGAGTGTTGATAGATTTCGGGAGAGTAGTCTGGAGAATGACAGGGATAGAGTAAGAGATAAAGACAGGGAGCGTGAGTTGGCTAGAGAAAAGCGAAGGGAGAGCGATAAGGAGAGGCGAAGGGAGAGCGataaggagagggaaagagtaAGGGAGAGGGACagagagagggaaagagagaAAGCTCGAGATAGGGAAAGGGATAGAGAAAGAGAACATGAGAGggggagagggagagagagggagagggaGAGGGAAGAGAGAGAAAGGAGGAATAGGGATAGGGAAAGCAGTGGACGTAGTAGGGAGGCAGATAGGGATAGAAATAGTGATAGGTACAGCAGGCATCAGGATGACAGTGTTGCTTATAATAGACGTAATAGACATTACGAGACTGACATTGAGAGAGGAAGGACAAGTAATCACTTAAAAACTGAGACCACAAAGCAACATGCTGTAGAGACAGAGAGTGAGAGATCGAGAAGGTATTGTTAATTCTAGCTAGCGACTTTTGATATCAGAACCTCTTCAGCAGAGGTGTTTTACTTAATATGTGGTTCttgtttttctcattttttgtgTATTGCAGAGATGAAGTTGAACAGGAGGATTATCAGGAAAAAGTTGTTTTCCAGCTTGCTGAAcaagatgaagaagatgaacttGATAGAATTAAGGAGGAGAGCAGAAGGCGAAGGCAAGctattcttgaaaaatataagatTAAGAACTCACCGAAGGAACAAGTTACTCAATCTGGGGACGTTGGTAATTTCTTTGACTTGAGATTTCttgatatattatttgattctGTTTTGCCGTATTTAATATTCAAAACTTGGCCTATTCTATACGTTTACATGATTTACAAGTCTTTGGTCGGTCTTTTTCtgtttttcattttattgttgttaaacTCGACGGTGGTAAAGCACCTTCAGGTTTATCATCTGTATATTCATGAATATATGCTGTGAATGTTGTATTTTGGCCAATCAATCACCCATTCCGCATCGCAGTTTAAGTGCCAAAGTTATGCCTGCTTAATGAGTTGAATTTTGGATTTGCTCTCTTAAATGTGTATGTTATAGTCTTATAGATCTTCTGATGTTAGTTGGAGTCTGTTGTCACTCAGGTTTTATGAAGTCTTGCATTGCACTGTATATGATTCTAGAGTTCTGTGCTAAAGATATTCTCTATCAATCCTTTGCATGTCTGGGTTGAGTTTCTGGGGTCTAACTATCTTTCTCATTTATTTGCACTAGTTGAGATTCACATGGATCAGTCTTCAAAAAAACCGGCAATCAGACAGAATGTTGTGCAAGAGTCTATTGATGCTAAGAGCAATGGTGCAGATGTCGAGCCAACATTTTCTGTTGGGAAATCACCTCTGCAGGGTGGTCAGATTGGTGATGTGCTGGCTTCTGGAGCTGGTGGACTGGGACAGGGTACTCCAAAGGTGTGTCACATGCCATTGAGATTTAAATGGGGTTTTCTTTTCTGGTTGACTGGTGGTATTTATTCTGCTTTTTTATCTTTCAACACTATTCACTGGGACATCTTTAGTTCTTGTCCTTAATGTTTGTTCTAGAATTAGTTGATGCAGTAATTTGCCTTCTATGTCTGCCTTTTGCTCAAATAGTTCTTTTTCTTAAATGCTGGCTTTATCTGATGATTTACTTCTGTTTACTACTCTTTGCAGAGTGAGAGGTCGGCTGACATGTTTTGTGACGATATATTTGGAGAATCGCCTGCTGGCATCAGGAAGATGGTCAGTTGCTATCTTAGAAACATCGTTagagatttttttgtttgctaatTCTTGGATTTAGCTTGTGTTGACTTTTAATGTTGAAGAGATTGGGCAGTAAAAGCATGCATACTGTTAGGTAATCCAATGTAGCACTTGTTATGTTGGccatttcattgtttatttatcTTTAATTCAACTAattgtgagcaaacctttcttTCCTGCTGAACCAAAAATGACAAACGGTTGAACCATTTTGGAAACCATGACTACAAAATACCTCACTACATTATGTCTGTTTCTTTAGCTGTTGGAGATTTTGTAATACCATTTAATTTCCGTTTAAAGTCTGATGTCTAGGAATATAATGTACTGTTAGAACCCTGGATTGTATGCGTCCTTATATTTCCTTGCTCCTTGTTGCCCGAACGATAATAAATGAAAACTCCGCTCTAACaagagagaaaaagaggatGGTTTTCTTGCTTTGTGCTTGTACCAAAACTGTGGGAAACATGTTACCATGCTTATAGGAAGTCCTTTCCTTGTTTATGTAATAAGCACCTGAATTTCATTTTTCGTTGGTTTTTATTTGTTGTCTGTCAGGGCAAAGGAGATGGTGTGGCAGTTGAGCGCAGTGGCCTTCATGATAACTGGGATGATCCCGAAGGGTATTATAGTAAGTATTTCATCTCACTTGTTACCAGGATCTTTCGTATTTTAGCTTTTACCTATATGCTAGTGCTACTACATCTTATACTTGACACCatattccttcattttttgcTCATGATAGCCTTTGttaattttatccaaaatgCTTGATAAATTTTGAGTAACATATGACTCATTTTCTGTTTGCTTCTGTTTAATAACTATAATAGTGCAATATTTATTCAGGTTCAAAAACACTATACATAAGGGAAAAATGTCTTGTCCTCTTTTATATTTCAAgttgagattattttttttgctagttgatatttttttccccATTATCTATCAAGTTTAGAACCTTGCGTCTCTGACCTCGGGGATATCTTGGTTATAAAAAAATCTTGATTTAAGATTGGCAGGAATAATTTCAGAGAAGATTGTTATGTTGATTAATTTTTGCTTTGATGGCTGAAAATCGCTGTCTTAGTTGATGTCTACTTGTTGGTTTGCAGGTTATCGGTTCGGAGAAATTCTTGATGGCCGTTACGAGATCGTTGCTGCTCATGGTAAAGGAGTCTTTTCTACTGTTGTCCGCGCTAAAGATCTCAAGGCTAGACCTGGTGACCCTGAGGAAGTAGCAATTAAAATGATACGCAATAATGAAACAATGTGAGTTGTTTCTTAGTTTCCCCATTTTGTGCTGTCCTTGATAGCTCTGGTGGCCTAATTATGTTGTTTTCATCCTTTTTAGGTATAAAGCTGGTATGGAAGAGTTGGTCATACTGAAAAAACTAGTTGGTGCAGATCCTGAAGACAAGCGCCACTGTGTTCGTTTTATTTCTAGCTTCAAGTACCGGAATCATCTCTGTTTGGTTTTTGAGTCTCTTCATATGAATCTCCGGGAGGTTTTGAAGAAGTTTGGACGTAACATTGGACTCAAACTCACTGCTGTGAGGACGTACGCAAAGCAACTTTTCATTGCTTTGAAGCATTTAAAAAATTGTGGTGTGCTTCATTGTGATATTAAACCCGACAACATGTTGGTAAGTCAACTGTCTGTGTATCTTCTTCTTTCCGTGGGCTAGCTAATTCTCCGACTAGACATCTGCTGAGAGTTTTACTTTGCTTCCCTTAAATTGTATGTATATGTTAACTTTCCGTATTTAATTGTTTAGGTAAATGAAGCAAAAAATGTGCTGAAGCTTTGTGACTTTGGTAATGCTATGTTTGctggaaaaaatgaaattactcCATACCTCGTGAGCCGTTTTTACCGTGCCCCAGAGATCAGTAAGATCAATTCTTCAATATttgctttttatatttttgggacttccctttctcttttttctattattcaGTGCTCTGACATTGATCTAAGTAATTTTGTGAATTGTATGCTTTTGTTTGATTTAAGTTTCTGTATTATGTGATGTTGCAGTTCTTGGATTGTCGTATGATCACCCGATGGATATATGGTCAGTGGGTTGCTGTTTGTTTGAGCTCTATGCTGGGAAAGTATTATTTCCAGGTCCAACTAATAATGACATGCTTCGTCTTCATATGGAATTGAAAGGTCCATTTCCAAAAAAGATGCTTAGAAAGGTTCGTCTTTAGATATTCTCTATATTACCATACGCCAATTAGGAATTTTATGATTTGAAGCTATTAACCTGGTTGATTAGTTGCTGCGGACAATTCTAGGTGATTGCAGTAGGTGGTGATGCTTTTATAGGTTTTGCATCTTTCTTAATAATTGACATGATATAGTCAGTATCGAAACAATAATTCTTTCCGTTCTTTTATTTCAGGGTGCATTTACAGAACAACATTTTGACCAAGATCTCAATTTTCTTGCCATCGAAGAGGATCCTGTTACAAAGAAGGTCATTTCTTGTAGACTTTAGGCTGTCTTGTCATTCCCAGATAATCAAACCATTGATAGTCATTAATGATAACCTTGCtgtatattaaattttggtTGCACTTGTATACTTTTGCAGGCTATAAGGAAGCTGATTGTTAATATTAAGCCAAAAGATATCAGTTCAATAATTTCTGGCTCTCCAGGTGAAGACCCAAAGATGTTGGCTCACTTCAAAGATCTTATGGAGAGAATTTTTGTGTTAGATCCAGAAAAGAGAATGACTGTTTCCCAGGCATTGAGCCACCCATTCATCACGGGCAAGTGAATGACAACAATGATTTTATGACTAGGGACATGTTGCACTAGATACTAGTGTATTATGATCATATGATCTTAGTTTATTTTCAGTTCTCTAATCATTGGGCTTTATATGTCTTTATCTACTATCATGGGTTAAGTGCTTCGGAGATTGGCATGGTTGAAGTTGCAGAGAAGATTGCTGATTTTGGGAGATCTATATCTTGGCAATTCTTTCAGTGCAATGTTTTCTGTTCTATCGTAAGATAACTTGCCAAAGGCGTTTTTCCCTTCTGTACTAATTCTTGATGGTGATATTATAAAGAGCTtcatacaattttaaaatagtgaTCATGTCTCAAGTGGTACTTTGGATTCAAGTCTTGAGAGTGGAGAATAACTTGTGCCAAAATAGATATTGACAGAAGCATGGTTATTCATATGTCTCTGTAAATAAACACAACGAATTATCTGTTCACTCTGAATGTAGATTGGGAtctgtctttttattttttttctccctttctgTACTTTTAGTTTTCTTGACTCTTCTTGTCTTCAAATCTCTGaattaattgtttatttgtgTGGAAGTATATAGTTTTCAGGCCTATTTCTTAATTGTGTATCATCTCTCTTTTGTTTTACATACTGTTCAGAATCCTCGGGTCCTGGAAAGTCTAATTTACTTTTTCCTTCAGGATATCTACCAGGGCTTTGATGCAAGATTCAGTGATTTAGATGCTTAAAAGGCACCCTGGAGAAGGTACCTTGGTTTGTTTGTTAGGAATTACTGTGACTCCCTTTAAATGTTGTGAATCTACTTGATTCCTCAGACATCAGTGATAATTTGTGCTTTCTTGTTCGTgccaatttttaatttttgttgactAGTTATGATTTCTGAACTTTAATTTGGTCTTGCCTGAAAAATTGCAGACCTGAGGGTGGCTTGTCAATGAGCCTCCTTAGGTTAGAATAGTAAAACTATCAAGAGCTAAAGGTTCTATATTATTTGGAAATAATTTGGAGTCTgtgttatttcttctatttcttaaatttttttccgAGGAACACTTTCTAATAAGTTGCATTGCATCTGATCCATGGTATGGTCATCCTGGAGCAATGTATGACTGGAGAATGATCAGATGCAGCCTTGAAGTGAGAATTGTTTCAGTGAGTtgtcaattttcttttcttgctgTTTGTTCATTAAGAATAATATTGTCTACATCCCTTTGAGAAGTGTGGTATTGATATGGCTTTTTGTCTTGCTAGGGTGTGGTTCCATGCATCTGCAGTTCTAGTAAGTATCCTTGAATTTCATTACGTCTCTGGTGTAAAAGGTGGGTTATCTTTTGAAAACCTGATATTCTTCTATCAATGTATTACGTTCAAAGTTTGCTTGTCTTCCATGAAATTGACCTACATGGAATATAATTCAAGTTCTTAACTGGATTTGCTGATAAACTTGGCCATTGTGGATCAAATCTATCTCAAATTTCAATTGTCCCTTTTCCTGAAcactaatgaaaaaaaaatctgtttAGCTTGCATTGGAATTTGACTTTCTAGATCCCTCCTCCAAGATGCATTGAATTTTTCTCCAACTGCATGTTCAAGGAACATTTGACAAGCctctcatatttttcttccTCCACCTTCTTAAGCACCAACTTATTGCTCCTCTGCCAAGCCTCTCTGACTCTGTCTATCCATCTTTTGGCCATTAAACTTTGTTAGTTATGACAAGCTCAACTCGTGACTCTACGTTTTTTAAACATAAGGTTTGTCCTTCTCGAAGGATTTGAGGTGTGATGTATAGGCACGAGTCTTTAAACCCCTCAAAGCCTGACTACCATTTGACTAGTAATCTTTCTTTCTCCTGTTAACTGATTTTGCACTCGAGTTTGTTGTTTTAGGATTATGGTACTTCTCAGGAAATTCAGACTTCAGATAATGTTTAGAGAGGACAGGTGCATGGCTATTATGGATACTTAACTGAATAATCATTTCCTCATAAAAATTCTTCTCAAGTAAGAATGTAGAAATGGGGAATTTCTTTTTGATGAAGGTAGGAATATGGAATTTCTTAATTTAGATGAGCACTGTGAAGGAACACTATTTTCGAATGTAAAACAAAAACCATATTTTTAATGAGGTAGTGTTGCAAATTAAAGCATCACTAAAAACATATGAAAGCTCGTAAGGTGTCTAATAGAAGCATGTAATTAAACTACAGCCAATCTTGCTGCATTTTGCAAAAGTAAAGTGAGAAATAGCATATACATGTATAAGATTGTTTATTTGGTTTAATagacttatttttcaaaaaattgagtACTCAACTGTAAACGAACCTTGAAACTTTTAAGACCGAAACCGACTGAAGAACTGTGAACCAAAAAAATTTGGTTCGGACAGTTTTTTCGGTTTTAACTAAAGGAGTGGGcattaaatcaagaaaattatcTGAAacgaaaattttgattttgtggttTTTGGTCGGTTCATGGTTAATGTTTCTAACATTATCAGTTTATAAATATGGTTCTTCAGTTAACTGGAAAATCTAAGTGTAAGAGGTTTTGGGGTTCTCTATACATTAGTCTTTAGTTAAAAAAGTTCTCCAACCCAATTACCCTCCCAAGGCTGATGCCAAGCCTAGGCTCCTAGCTTAGTTTATGCTAG
This DNA window, taken from Solanum lycopersicum chromosome 5, SLM_r2.1, encodes the following:
- the LOC101246632 gene encoding uncharacterized protein isoform X1, coding for MASDSNEPSRRKHHRSSPSDEDTGEPLKRRKHRHHHRHHRHHRHHSKKHLEKSDSKSEKEMVKSKSEIENGGKPGEEMKIGTVVGVSTLGIDYDMEEGEIIEDDVVDTAAVGDADETTVTEKLGNEDDLNMELHEAQEQGPADNVEKVDRDYTVSGRHDEQSKSRKADRSRERKSSDKHCANGSYIDKFHKLDSEPQKEDSITAEEITKQKSYDEDENEVQDRIIRSSTPENVGKRHRSVRVSSSHYEHPEERHVTKSSKSPDRSRGRSRSKSVLEESFLVPKSREIDDTYEKESRYKGNFDDEKIVYNRDYRHGSRDSSRDREKEHNSGNSRSSRDRYYNRESVDRFRESSLENDRDRVRDKDRERELAREKRRESDKERRRESDKERERVRERDREREREKARDRERDREREHERGRGREREREREERERRNRDRESSGRSREADRDRNSDRYSRHQDDSVAYNRRNRHYETDIERGRTSNHLKTETTKQHAVETESERSRRDEVEQEDYQEKVVFQLAEQDEEDELDRIKEESRRRRQAILEKYKIKNSPKEQVTQSGDVVEIHMDQSSKKPAIRQNVVQESIDAKSNGADVEPTFSVGKSPLQGGQIGDVLASGAGGLGQGTPKSERSADMFCDDIFGESPAGIRKMGKGDGVAVERSGLHDNWDDPEGYYSYRFGEILDGRYEIVAAHGKGVFSTVVRAKDLKARPGDPEEVAIKMIRNNETMYKAGMEELVILKKLVGADPEDKRHCVRFISSFKYRNHLCLVFESLHMNLREVLKKFGRNIGLKLTAVRTYAKQLFIALKHLKNCGVLHCDIKPDNMLVNEAKNVLKLCDFGNAMFAGKNEITPYLVSRFYRAPEIILGLSYDHPMDIWSVGCCLFELYAGKVLFPGPTNNDMLRLHMELKGPFPKKMLRKGAFTEQHFDQDLNFLAIEEDPVTKKAIRKLIVNIKPKDISSIISGSPGEDPKMLAHFKDLMERIFVLDPEKRMTVSQALSHPFITVLRRLAWLKLQRRLLILGDLYLGNSFSAMFSVLS
- the LOC101246632 gene encoding uncharacterized protein isoform X2, which codes for MASDSNEPSRRKHHRSSPSDEDTGEPLKRRKHRHHHRHHRHHRHHSKKHLEKSDSKSEKEMVKSKSEIENGGKPGEEMKIGTVVGVSTLGIDYDMEEGEIIEDDVVDTAAVGDADETTVTEKLGNEDDLNMELHEAQEQGPADNVEKVDRDYTVSGRHDEQSKSRKADRSRERKSSDKHCANGSYIDKFHKLDSEPQKEDSITAEEITKQKSYDEDENEVQDRIIRSSTPENVGKRHRSVRVSSSHYEHPEERHVTKSSKSPDRSRGRSRSKSVLEESFLVPKSREIDDTYEKESRYKGNFDDEKIVYNRDYRHGSRDSSRDREKEHNSGNSRSSRDRYYNRESVDRFRESSLENDRDRVRDKDRERELAREKRRESDKERRRESDKERERVRERDREREREKARDRERDREREHERGRGREREREREERERRNRDRESSGRSREADRDRNSDRYSRHQDDSVAYNRRNRHYETDIERGRTSNHLKTETTKQHAVETESERSRRDEVEQEDYQEKVVFQLAEQDEEDELDRIKEESRRRRQAILEKYKIKNSPKEQVTQSGDVVEIHMDQSSKKPAIRQNVVQESIDAKSNGADVEPTFSVGKSPLQGGQIGDVLASGAGGLGQGTPKSERSADMFCDDIFGESPAGIRKMGKGDGVAVERSGLHDNWDDPEGYYSYRFGEILDGRYEIVAAHGKGVFSTVVRAKDLKARPGDPEEVAIKMIRNNETMYKAGMEELVILKKLVGADPEDKRHCVRFISSFKYRNHLCLVFESLHMNLREVLKKFGRNIGLKLTAVRTYAKQLFIALKHLKNCGVLHCDIKPDNMLVNEAKNVLKLCDFGNAMFAGKNEITPYLVSRFYRAPEIILGLSYDHPMDIWSVGCCLFELYAGKVLFPGPTNNDMLRLHMELKGPFPKKMLRKGAFTEQHFDQDLNFLAIEEDPVTKKAIRKLIVNIKPKDISSIISGSPGEDPKMLAHFKDLMERIFVLDPEKRMTVSQALSHPFITGK